A region of the Dysidea avara chromosome 9, odDysAvar1.4, whole genome shotgun sequence genome:
aaacaaaatgatgtaacacttgactccttatactgattaacttgctcttagtatcacaatgtagccagatgctgtagctacattcattgaaaagttcaagcaattatatgccacgATCAAAAatttatgaagctttaaagttcaaaaaatgggtcaaattttgtgtgtgaaaaaggtaccttttcgcaaatccggtcacatttgttatCAGCACTTTAGCACTACAAACCTCACAACTGACAACATGTCGTGGCAATGAAGAACGAACAATAAACATACGGAACTTCTCATTTCCTTCTAATATGTTGTCATCaattattggaacatcaaatgaaACAATGGTCACTCCAGCAGGAAACATGACAAAGTATGGTCCAGAACCATAATCAATGCCTCCTCCTGTATATACATTAAAATGTTGTTGAACATGATGTGGTTTGCTCACCAGCTGCAGAAACTGCTTTATCTatcacttgtacagtaatattggTAGATGATGGATTAAtaagaactagtacaggttggaCTACTCCACTGTTTTCCTCAGTTTGGTATGTGGACTGGTTAAAGCTGATGGTTAGAACTGCACAAACAAATATGCACAAGTTAGCTGAGTCTATCATTACCAAGTTTGGATGGACATAAGGTTATgataaaaaaaagaaaaagaatgtATTACACacatatgggaatgcaaatttaaggcaacatagtgcagcagtgaaaagactgctgaTGTTACGTAACGTCAAAAGTTATTAACCATCTATTACTACAAGACAGAATATCACCTGGTAATTTCAATAtttataatattgcattttAAGTACAACTGTAGGAGaaaatgcaatattataaaTACTGAAATTGCTAGGTGATAACACCAATattttcctgattttctgatgctaaatcatGTAGGTTGATAACTTGTGATGTTACCtaacagcagcagtcttttcactgctgcactatgttgccttaaatttgcattcccatatgtctgtaatacattttttttaTCATAACCTTGTGTCCATCCAAAGTACAGACAAAGTTGGTAATGTTGTAGCAGGAAATtttgattcagtggaatggactggaaggGAATGCCGTGTTAAACATTTCCACACTTATgttcacctctttataaaaCTATTTCTTCACCTTCTTATATTTTTATTACTTTTTGTGGTTTTCAGTTGAATTATAAAGCTGGAAAGTTAGGGAAAATTATAATGATACAGTGGTAAGGGATTTGGGAGATTAGGTTTATAGTAGGTCCCTTGTCCAAACCAATCTTGTGAAATTTTGTTATGAGGCTTCTATCTACAGATTCTAAAGTGTGTAAAAAGAAAATAGCtttgtggtgacttgatccacagacagttTGCAGTCTAGGTAAGTTCCTGAGGAGCCACATGAACTGGGATCCAAGATTTCCTCTGCATTCAGTAAGTACTTAAAACGCAACATATATACTTTCACAGGAATGCTTGAATTGTACATGGTGTACTAGACAGATATAGAGTATGTACCATCACTCAAAAATAAGAAATATGCTCATCTAAGTACAGGCTAACTTGATTGAGAgttatgtaatgtgttgtacaGAAAGGAATAATTATGATGGCATAAACACTTCATGTATATGACCTCAGAAACATTAAAATAATCTGCTGCCGGCCTTGTGGTATAAAAGGTTTATTTACTATTGGAGCAGTATACTATTGCTATTGTCAGAAATAATCATCAAGACCATACTACTGTTCACTTACAGTCATCATTCATTATAATCACTGCAACTTTACAAGTAGTGACACAAATGATATTTTGTGGTAGTGAAGATTGCACAATAAAGATACAGAACTTTTCATCTCTTTCTAGCATATTATCACCTATTATTGTTACATTGAATGGATGTTGATTACTCCAGCAGGAATTGTGACATTATATCTTCCGGAGTTATAGTCATCATCTCCTCCTGTAATAATCCAACTGTTAAAATGTTGCTAAGGGTGATGTTAGCTTACTCACCAGTTGCATGTACCACTTTATCCCTAACTTGTACAGTAGTATCAATTGGtaatgggttactgagaactagaaCAGGTTGAACTACTTTGCTGTCTTCATTTATTTTGTATTTGGTCTCATTGAAGCTGATAGTTATCGCTAAAATGAACAAATAAATCATGTGATACCATCAGCATAATCTTGAGTGACTAATAACAAAATTGTATTTGAAGGGATGGGTTTAAAACGTGAAACCAGATGTGATAGCTGAGACAGTACAGCAATGATACTAACAATATTCTTGATATTGCATGGCATATTTGACATATTCTGCCAAAATTGTCAAAAGCACCATAATGAATGAACTATGTGTCTATCTTCTGTAATTAATTTTAATCTATGTAGTTTgttgtgtacagtggaacctcgattatccaaaccccttgggaccaggggtgtgaaactgtgcataaataaccttaaaataataCATCACTTTTTTAAATTTTactattatcaactaccctaatagaacagtcattattctaatagagcagtcatttcagtAGTTCAGTTAATGAAGAATcaggataagtggggtccagataactgagattccactgtTTGCATGATTTGTAGCTGTACGTAGTTGGACTGTTGATATAAGCTTCTGAcatacaattaattttgtttgcCCCTGTACCATTGTATTACCCCATGTACTTgcaaattacatcataaagccattattattattattagtagtagtagtagtagcggTGGTATTAACTTGCTGGAAGGGAGCAGTTATGTTGATGCAAAAAACTATTCTGTACACAAATCCAAGCTCATCCTTGCTTCCAAGATGCAGAGTGGCAAGTCGTATGCACAGTAAAAGACTTCAAAATGGCCCGGGCTTCATGACTGAAGGCAGAACTTCAAAATTATGATACTTATAAGAAAAGATGATAATTATAAGATTGTTTTTATAGCCATTATGTATAGATGTGCATTTTTGCATTACAATATCAGTCCTTTTACAGTTTGAGTATATGAACATGAAGGGTGTCCATTATTGTTGATGACAACTAGACTGAGCAGAAAGTTTGCCAAAAGAGAAAAGGCAAAAAGTCACAGTGACTTGCAAAAATATAAGTTAGTTGTTTCCATCATGTCAAGTTAACTATAAGTATGCATGTACTTTTGGTTAAGACTCTGATTACAATGAACAGACTAGAAAGAAAATCAAGAATAAACATGTTACAGACTCAATTGTACAGTACGTAAGGTTTAGCATCACTTATTATGGGCTGGGAGTCAGAGTCTTGTAACTATAATTCAGAAAAACTCCCATACTCAGTAGTGTCTTTATCCTTTTAGCTGGATGTAGTCTAGGAGTGTGCCAAAAGAGCTACAGCAGCTATAGGATCTGgaatatttctgtatttaacCCAAACTTAAACACATTGATTTCTTGCTACTGACATAAACACATTCTGTTGAAGTGCTATCCTATACTATATCGTACTGTAGACATCCAAAAAGCTATAATACAAGTATACTGCATGTACTGTAAGAAACATACCTTCTTGTAAGCTAGTAGTAGTAAACATGTTTGCCCAAAAAAACAGTAAATTGATCCACGAAAGCAAACCTGTGATAAACAGCATGGACAACTCAGCATATTGTTGTAAGAGTGCACTCAACTTACCTGAAATGAATGGATCCAGTACCAAGAGGTGGTGCCTTCCATGTAAGAATGACTGAAGTTTTCTCATTTCTATTAGTGTGAGTAGCAGCTGTCTGTGTAGAGAGCATGCATATATTTAATAAGTGAACTTTTATGCTTGCTGTTGAACTCACCTCACCACTACACTGAGTTTGATAGTCAGTTTTGTCAGTGTCATTAAAGGTTCCAACAGGAGAATTATCAGCTTTTGTTCTTCCTTGTATCATGAATCCTTTAAAATCTGGATTACTTGAGCCACCTTGAAGAATTACTATTTTTAAAAAACCACTATAAATACACAGAGGTTTGCATTTTACTATTATGCTTACTAGTATAGGTCTCTCCTGGAACATAATGATTATAAGAGAAATCACTGAGGTTCACTGAATATGGTAATAGGTCAGCTGATGGAGTTCCAACATGTTGAGGAACTATAtccactgtaaagtgctaataataataataataatatcagtgCCAGCTTTACAAGCAGCTACCGGTGCCCCTTCAGGCCTTCCACTAACAAGCATATACAACAAGATGTTGCTTACCACCAAGATCCTTACAACGCAAGAGTAAGCTGCCTGTATGATTCAATAAAACAACTCTATGAATGCAAGTTTGCCACCACAGTCAGTACACTATCTGTGTATTTTCAACTTAACGTGGTAAAACCAATGGCCTGAGTACATAAGTCTAGATTTCTGTTTTACAAGTAAAAGTACCTACAAACAACTGATATATCATGATCACTCAGAGTTATACATAAGTAGTTATCTACATAAATGTAGATAAGGCTATATATTAGCTGTACCAGATTATATTCCTGTCCAGGCAATGATAGGAGTTACAGATGATAGCTACACTGTATCAGGCATTAAATTGATTACCAGTATACTACATCGTGTCAATGACATAAGGTGTATATAGGACCAGTGTCAGCACTGGTGGCTAGGGTTTAGTCTGATATAGCATCTAACAGGGAAAGATCCAAGGAGAATAGTATAGGTACTTGGAGCAAGGGTCTGGTTGGATCCAGCCTCTGGAAGTAGTAGTATTTATTTGTTATACTTTCTGTGTTGAGTTTTAGTGGTTATAACCCAAATGTAAAATTAATTGTGACTATGATATGGACATTGATTGTATGTGGTGATTTTTCTATTAaggtatttgactgttctattagagtatctcaatcttgtctGAACTTTCCTTGCATTATGGGcctctagatccaccactgatgGATTAAAAGcagtctacacacacacacacacacacacacacacacacacacacacacacacacacacacacacacacacacacacacacacacacacacacacacacacacacacacacacacacacacaggtacatgcacgcacacacatacacatacatcaATACATGAATACATGATGCACAGACAGCCAAAGATATGGACATGGTATTATGCATAGATACACAATTTACAGTAGTAAATAAGGCTGATTCCACCTAGATATATAAAATCTATAATCTCAGTACTGTTTTATACAAtgttattgctactgtatatgtTTAGTGACAGATGCCAATTGcaaatgaaaatatttttgattTGCTGATGCTATTTAACCGGTGCAAGTAAATCAGCTTGGTAGACAAGCTAATATACACAGATCAGATGGACATGTACAGCCTAGCTGTGTTAGTAATATTACTGATCAATGTCTTGAAAAATGTACTATGCGGGTAGTTATGTGTCCATATTGAAAAATTGATATGAAAGTGTATACAAAAGATTAtaatgtgacccaattttgaaAAATATCAGTCTTACTGCCACATGTAAAATACATAAAAATCTATACtcacattttatttatttatttatttatttatttagctttaCAGCATGTGTGCAAGTAAAATCAAAATTGCATGCTGAAGGTATGCCAGCAACAGGTGCTGACatccaaggtgaaaaaaaaaattaataaataaacaattttagttaccGTTAATTACAAAATTATAGTTACAGTTCATTGAAGTTTACGGAGATAGGCACACTGGtatgtgtcaccactaaagcaTTTATGTACCTGTTAAAATGTTTCACAGAATTTCTTGCAATTCAGGGTACTGACTACTGATCTAATCACTGTAAAACTGATTATAAGTTTGCAATGCTTTATTTTAAtccagttgtaaaatgtgacattaaggctgattttccaaaatccagtcacatatagcaatTAGTAGTTTTAATAGTTGTCATATATTATAAACTATCATATACGTGGCTAGAAAACATATCATATTacaacatgtgacataaaaTTGCATGCCAAAAGCACTAACTGCTGTACTATTAACAACAGCATCACATATCAACAAGAGTTAATTGTGCATGCCCttcctactattattaacttttGATATTGGTCTAACTATCAAAAATAGTATCAACTTATTATTAACTGTAGTATTAATCTTGAACCAACAATTTGTGGTATTAATTGCTGAGCTAGCTCCTTTCCAAGAACAAGCCATGCacagctgaaactttaacaataCAGAAAATCAAATTATCAAAACCTTTCACTGTTGATTATTTGTGCAACCTGTGATTAAAGATTCAGTTAACCTTGTTCTTCTTGTATAGAGGGATAATACTTCCATAGTATACAATACCTTTGACTGTAGCAGATGGTTAAAGTAAAAACTTCCTCCCATCCTACTTCAAGTATTCAACAATTTGTATCAGTAAGATACATTTTTTATAAATGCAACACCTTGTAAGAATTTTCTCAACTCACTATATAAAGTACCCCACAACACTGCACATCTGTTCACCATCACAGAACTATTTTGtagctaataatttttttgttatgACAAAGTTAATGTACTACACTGCGGTGTCTGCTGTACCAATCAACTGCGTAATGATCTGCAAAACTTTAACATCATGCACATATAAAGAAATTGGTTGTAAAGCAAGTCATTTTAATACAGATCAGTATATCTTAATTGCCGCACTATAATATTAAGATTGTATTATTGACTTAGCACTTGGTGGTCAGTTGACTTTGGATATAGTATATAGCAGGAAGGCATTACATTAATACATTCCTTGAACAGACTTCTTTACTCCTGGAGAGTGCAATGAATATTGAGTTGAAACATCTACCATCATGCAGTAAAGGGTGGTTCACTATCCTACTTTATATATTAGTGCTGTTATCTTTGGAAGTTTGGTAGTTACACTTGAAGTACGACAGATTTCCCATGCGTGGTTAACAACAGCTGTACAATTATGCACATGCAGTGTATTTATCTGACATCAGTGCAACTGCTGGTAACTCACTCTAAAATTCTTTGCAATGTTTCCTATATGAGTTGGATTGTAAAAGCAACTACAACTTTGAAGCACAACAATTACAATAGTATCTCACCCCACTGCAGCTTTGATTTAatatagaattatatgacagCATGACATGGatatttgtgtagtgtgtagtttaAATAATAGTATTATTTGTTAATACTCAGTGCAGCAGGCTATCAACACTGATCATAACTAAACTGGTTGAGAAGACTTTGACAGTGACATATACCAGTATCTTTTATGCACCACAAACATGACTGACCCTGTGCCACTCCCATGGTAGGCGATTACCCCAGTTtttgacaccaggtcaccaaGTGCACATTTAACAACTGGATAGACTAGACTAATGTGAATAAAGTTcgttgctcaaggaaacaacagcatCCAGGCAAAACACAGTGACCatcaaaaagtggccaaaaactaTTTGCCTAAACCTTAGACCAGGAGGTGGTAGCTATTTCTTAGTAAATTGTTAATGTAGCTGAAACTATGCAAACAAAATATTAGCATTTATGTTTGAAGTATACTGTCATGATTGTTCGAAGAGAAGGTGATAGCAGAGGGGGAATGCTTAAAGGAGTTGGGGGATACTCCCCAGGAAACATATCTATGACGAGTCTGAAATTAATTTGCAAGAAATGATTGAGATCTGGAAATAGTTTTTAAGGAAATAGAACACTGAAATGGTCAGTTTTAAAAGCACTATGCAAGTATGCTTATAGTTGCTTATTTTGTTTTTAACGCAATTTAATTAAATGAAGTAACTATGACTAGATGGGCAATTTTTAAACAAATAGTGGGGAGACTTTGAAAACAGTTATCTTGggtcaaatccctgtaaaagTGATGAACACAAAGTAGATTTATATTTTTTGCTAGATGTGAAATCTCCTGGATGaccaaaataaataaatatattatgTATGCTAAAGCAACTGATAGTCAATATCTATATAGCcagggtgtaaaggatctatgatatAGCTATAGTGCAATCTATGGTGCAACACATAGCTAACTAGTTATTCAGCTACTCACTGTATTGCACAATACTAGTGATCTTCACTGAAttagttagctatatacattacaGCTAGCACgaaaaacataataattatgtgcctTCACATGTGCATACGCCATAGCTACTATAAAATGCTATTAGCTAATTTACGTGCACATTATACTTACTGTGATAGGCATTCTAACTGTTGATTGCTAGCTATGTAGGACAGCCACCTCACACTGGAGCAGGAATTTCCTAAAATGAGACTGTAAACTTGCTTTTCGTCATTTTGTTAACTATATAACTTACGGTACTCGGGGGCACTTTCCGCTTGCGCACGTAAGTTGAGTTGATTCCCACGCACTTCCGCTTGCACACGTGAGCAGTTGCCAAGGGGGTTGATTCACGTGACCTAGTAGCCTAGTCTATATGATTATGTCATTGTAAGAAGATAGAATTACTACCTGACGAGCTACTTGATAACTTTCAGAAGGTGAGGAAAAATTTACAAATGCATGACTTACTACAAATTGTACAATTCTCCTTAACTTGCCTATCACTTTAGTACggattattatttattatcaagactcacggtagtgagtcgcgaggtcaagaagcacaaagcgctcgcccacaataataaacacgaccactactgtgagtcatttacatgagggatcgattatgcaatcttttaaaatccgcatggcgaaatctcagccttactaaaagattccacctcgaaaccaggggcatgtaacctttgtataataaGTAAACACCAtacgaaaagtcaggcgaattgttgaagtagtttgttccatcgcccacccatttacaatgcattaataAAACAtgattatttattcaaatgcgaatcgttttttttttcattttcttcgtcatcgtATCCCattggtagggtccgcaacgtgaaaaatgaagttgcaagaaacaaatccccgactatcgtagtatgttacccttagtaccccatcactaatactacccttggtttggaactgagttcccttgttggagcaacacgcggattttaatatctcacgtgattgatctttatttatttatttattttccaaaaatgtgcagcctcagtttgaggattaacgcacatatgaaacatgcatacaaaatgttttacaatatgattgattatgggattactgattggtaggggaaagtaataataatttcagttggtacttaaaaatttgtaatgattgttgttggattaggtcaggtgggagtgaattccacagtctaattgatctagggaagaatgaattactgtactgattggtccttgcatagatatgatgaaatctttgatcatgtcctctggtgttagaagtgacagggattaaatcaactggggatatatcaatgagattatgaacaattcCATGCGCTCTaaagaagacgtccagagctcccagattctgagtgtgatatcaagtgttgttggcctaccaaaccatgtatagaagtgagtaaaatTTTTCCTGTGTTTTCCAAGAAAGCTGATTTTCTGCGGATGGATCAAGAAATTTTTTCGTTCGaggtgctctaccagccaagagaagagaagccaatcctatcacataagatggtaatgaagttggatgtataagtattctacacaccaagtttgaaagagctgcgatctttctaaccatctggctggcagagatgaaattttcagtgcaatgatcttcaatgattttggtgggttgcctccttcctactgttacaaactgtcttcctaggagctttaaatcagaggaagatccagaagaacatctgaagtttctaagaagtggtgaaatccttgacttttaaagttaaaaggCGAGAAGGCCATTGCAagttactactctaataaaacattcactctattagaacaaccatgACATTTCCCATCTTCTATTGGTTGTGTTAATTGAACAGCTGTAGACAAGTTGCTTAAATTAATAAAAGTTGCACAGTCATTATAATATTACTGTATAAATAATATAGATACAGATCAAAGGCCTTGTGTATGTATTTATTATTGgtactgtgcagacctccattagggAAAATAAAGCATAGACACACACAAGAAAACACATATAAGCACAAAGCATACAACATTTTAGTCTATAGCTGGGATGTATGTGAGTGTTGTTtgtatgtgcgtgcgtgtgtgtgactatatgtatgtatgcatgtatgtatgtcaatAATCCTACATAACCTAGTTAGCAACTTCTTCAATGAATGTTTAGGGCAAAGGCTATAGCTTTAAATCACACTGAAGAACACAACTATATGTATAATCTGCAATGTTTGAGGTGCATATTTCACTTTGACATCCTCATGCAGTATGGTTGGAAGATTTTTGTACAAGTAATGTAGTCTTCCAGAGATGACATCCCAGACATTCtgctatgtatgtacatgatgATAGAATTGCtgctagttttcactaattgttgCATGACATGTGTAGTTAGTTATATACTCACTTAGTTGTAATTGTAGGAGTGCATCTAGCTATAGTTTCATTTGAAACAATGTGGTATATACTTTTAAAAGTTACACAGTGTTAATTTATAGcattaaaatttcaattttgtCATTAGCACTCTCAATCAAGGTGTTAAATCACAAAAGTCTTCTAGGATGGAATTTCAGACCCCTACCATGTAGTTGATTTCATGCTAGGACCTAAGTGTTGCTCTTTCCTGTTGCACACTCATCATCTCACTCACATTACTTTGGAAAGCAGTGACCAAAACTGAATCGTCCATGATAGCTGTGAATCTAATGATAGTTCATGGAATGATTGGCATTATAATTTTAATGCAGCAATAGTAAGGGTGGAtgagacacctttatttaggAGGGTGAGGGGAGGGGGGTGGGATCTAGATTGATGATGCCAtggtctagctgtaagttgaagacaaaaaaaggtcactacctgctggcGATAGTTGCCCTtcaccaactagactatatctccttatttataactacacacgtagcttgctacactgctcctctaatgGTTCtaagaatactatgactgctctattagaatatctcaatcttgactgctctattatagtatttcaaattattgatgctattgagctaaGCTATCCATCACAGTGTCAGATAACTTTAGGGAGAAAACCCccacaatttttttacaggggtTACAGCTCCCCCTTCAAGGAATAGACTGTTTTACCATAAAGTTGTGTTAACAACTTTCAAGTGTATCACAATAAACACATACTGAGCTTGTAAGTATAAGCATAAGTAAGCACGTTTATCACTGCAAAGACTCCTTCATAATTAtaactctataataattatctatattcgtgaccaggcctgcgaaaacagggcatgtgggcacaaactacaccccatcacactaCAGGTCGTATCTCAGTAGTGGAAtagtatatttgcattctgtaacttgtatcatgatgccaattaaatgcgtactaagagctaaaaattgcaatatcatagcataatggtacaaaaagttatgagtgatgaaagtgtgaaaacgTAGGCAAAAACCAcgtgcccacatgccttattatcgcaggcccggtcacattcaGTAGTTGCATTGTGCTCAAAAAGCAGACAAATTGCCAGGTCTTTCATTCCTTATTCAGCTCCTGCATCCATTTTCCACATCCTATAAAGCTATGCAGTGAGGCATACCATACCCGCATGCTAGGTCACTTCAAAAACAAATTGTGTGATTAGTCTATTACATTAcgcacatgcatgcaaacaatACACAAATCATACATGTGTATGACCATACGcttaaataaataaacacaatCACCAGTTTCTTATCCATCAATACGCTAAACATTGTGCAAGCTTAATAGCcaattatttctttacaaactAGTTAGCTGAATTGGTATCCCAAATAATTTGTATGCTTTTTAGTCTGCTCTAGCCATGCATTTATTGACAGCTTCTTACAGCTGCACTCAAAAATcaatggaacaaaaaattattgATATGATAAGGGAAACAATGACAGGcagagatgcaaaattaataggTCTAGATGAACAGAAATTTGGCTTCATTAAAGCAGATAACATTACAGATTGATGAGTATTTTCAAGATAAGTTTGCTATTTTGAACGGGTGTTGTTACACAGAGCAGTCCAATGTATATGGACCTGTGACAAGCAGAAATCAATACAACAGGTTAAATGTATTCTTTGGACAATAAAGTACACTAACGTGTTCAAGGAAGTATTCAACCACGCACATCTCCTTACATTTAACTATCAAGTGCttacaattgaatgtaaaaAGTTCCACTTTAATTAGCCCATACATACACAGATTTCATCTGGATGCATGCCCCAGGACTCTGAGACAGTACTTTGGGTGGCCATTTTCACTTTAAAAATCaagcagctactaacaattgTGATTAATTTTTACAAGAATTGACCACCAAAACTGGGAGACCATGGCCTTGTGGTTCCCTGCCCTATTTTCACTACCTgtgc
Encoded here:
- the LOC136266764 gene encoding sodium/calcium exchanger 1-like isoform X1, with translation MLERDEKFCIFIVQSSLPQNIICVTTCKVAVIIMNDDFLTISFNQSTYQTEENSGVVQPVLVLINPSSTNITVQVIDKAVSAAGGGIDYGSGPYFVMFPAGVTIVSFDVPIIDDNILEGNEKFLITVSFNKFTYEIDRDSKVVQPVLILSKPPPVYITVQVKDVELTATGGGVDYDSGPYNVTFINGVTTVPFHVQIKDSDETETRKRFRIVIVGRSLPKGVVRGKPEKAQVIIKG
- the LOC136266764 gene encoding uncharacterized protein isoform X2, which produces MTLTKLTIKLSVVVRQLLLTLIEMRKLQSFLHGRHHLLVLDPFISGLLSWINLLFFWANMFTTTSLQEAITISFNETKYKINEDSKVVQPVLVLSNPLPIDTTVQVRDKVVHATGGDDDYNSGRYNVTIPAGVINIHSM